The DNA region TCagagccagaggcagggggtCAAGGTCAAAATTGGGGTCCCTGGAGGCCAGGATGGCCCCTCAACTGAGGTCTCAGCCCCGGGTCTTGGTCTGGGTTGAGGCAGGTTCTCATGGGATCAGCGTCTTAGAAGTCAGGGTTGGGTTCAGGGTCAGGGGCTAGCTCCCAACCGCCCCCTTGCCCCCAGGCATGCGGCCGCTACACTATGCGGCCTGGCAGGGCCGGAAGGAGCCCATGAAGCTGGTGCTGAAGGCAGGCTCAGCGGTGAATGTCCCGTCTGATGAGGGCCACATCCCCCTGCACTTGGCGGCCCAGCATGGTCACTACGACGTGGTAAGGACCACCTCAAGGGTGACAGGGTGCCTGGGGCAGAATGAGCCCGACGGATGCATTGGGCCTGACCACACCCTGTGGTCCCTGCAGTCTGAGATGCTGCTCCAGCACCAGTCCAACCCGTGCATGGTGGACAACTCGGGGAAGACGCCCCTGGACCTTGCCTGTGAGTTCGGCCGCGTTGGGGTAAGTCTCCCCAGGGAGCTGAGTGGGACTCCAACAACTCCTGGGGTGGGAATGGGAGACAAACTGCAGCTCCCCACCCCATTCCTGGGCCCCCCTACTCTGACCCCTCCTTCCAGGTGGTCCAGCTGCTCCTGAGCAGCAACATGTGTGCGGCCTTGCTAGAGCCCCGGCCAGGGGACACCACCAACCCCAATGGCACCAGCCCCCTGCACCTGGCAGCCAAGAACGGCCACATCGACATCATCAGGTATGGccgtggggagggggcggggtaaGGGGCACCCAGCCTTGGGGTTCCTGCTCCTGGCTTGGCAATAAGACAGGAGCAGCCAGGGAGCCATGGGGATGTGGTGAGGTCTCTGGATACGAAGGATGCCTCAAGCCGCCCACATAAAGGATGTactggaggggggtggggagtggtctTCTATAGCCCCACAGCCTGTGCcacttgctgggtgaccttgaggagactcttaacttctctgagcctcagtttcctcatccttaaagTGGGCATCGCAGCACTGCCTACACTAGGATGAGACGAGATAGGAGTGTGAAGGGTTAACACAGGGAGGGGTTGTCGGGGATGTGGGACAGGGTTAGCTCATCCTCAGCCCCCAGGAACTGGAGCCCGGCTTGGGGGTGCTGGGGCAGAGGGCTCTCTGTGCAGGGCCCTGCCTGCTCCTCCTACCTCCCTGTCAGACTCCTCCTCCAAGCTGGCATTGACATTAACCGCCAGACCAAGTCCGGCACGGCCCTGCACGAGGCCGCACTCTGTGGGAAGACGGAAGTGGTTCGGCTGCTGCTCGATGTGAGTTAGGGGCCAGAGGGAGCTGGGGTCAAGTGGGGGTGTAGGGGGCTCCTGAGAGTCCTCACCCTCTGGCACATACAGAACGGGATCAATGCCCACGTGAGGAACACCTACAGCCAGACAGCCCTGGACATCGTGCACCAATTCACCACCTCCCAGGCCAGCAAGGAGATCAAGCAGCTGCTGCGAGGTGGGCccgggcggggcaggggggcagggctggggcctgggccagGCCGGCTCACAGGACTGGGGGGTCTGCCACCTCCTGTGTCCCCAGAGGCCTCGGCAGCCCTGCAGGTCCGGGCAACCAAGGATTATTGCAACAATTACGACCTGACCAGCCTCAATGTGAAAGCCGGGGACATTATCACAGTAAGGATGGCCTGGGGCTGCTGGAACAGGGATGAATGGGACCTGGGATGCTCCCCGCAACACCTGGCAGCAACTGGGGGGTATGAGCAGGAGGCCAAGGCCACCTACCCACTTGACATGGAGGGGTGTCTCCCTGAGCATGCTCCTTCCACCGTATCTGACCAGGTCCTCGAGCAGCATCCAGACGGCCGGTGGAAGGGCTGTATCCATGACAACAGGACAGGCAATGACCGTGTGGGCtacttcccttcctccctgggcGAGGCCATCATCAAGCGAGCAGGCAAGTCCCACCTGGGGATGGGCTCGCGGGCCAGAAGGAAGCAGGTGCACGGCGTTTTGGGTGGTAGGGCAAGGATTGTCAGCTCTAGTCATTGCTAGGTGTGGGGTCCAGAGTGTGTCTTGCCAGCTGTCTCCTCATCAGCGTCCCCAGACCCACTCCTTCATGTATTCAACAGACATTGCATGCCAGGCACTAGGAGTAGATGGACGTCATTCTTGCTCCCAAGGAGCTTGCCCtcggggagggaggagagaagggaacagtaaaataaatgtggaaggaaACGTACCAACCAGTGACACAGAGATTGCAGTTGGAGACCCACTTTAGACAAGTGTGGACAGAGAAGACCCTGAGAAGTGGGAGGGGCTGGCCACAggcagagcattccaggcagcaggaaccACACGTGTAAAGGCACTGAAGCAGGACAGAGTGTGACTGTGTAAGGGTCCAAAGGAGCCCAGTGTGGCTGACTTGGTgacagagagggagggggtgCAGGATGAGGCCATAGGGCCATGGAATGGCTTCAGATGGGGGACTGGTGTGATTGGTTTACCCCACAGAGAGGATATGGAGATTGACAGGCCGGGTgagagggcagaggggagccAGTTAGGAGGTGTGGCCAATCCACCCAAGGTCATCGAGTTCCCTGGGGTGAGGAGCCTGGACCCAGGCTCCTgggggcctcctccctccccctgctccccaggCACAGAGGGGTTTGCACTCTCCTGCAATTCCCTACTCCCACCTACAGGACCACAGGATAGCCTGGCCTGCGCCCCTCTCTACCATGCTCTCCTGCTCTCAAATGTCCAAGGTTGGGAAGGGCCTTCTGAGGGTCGCTCAGCTCCTCGAACACAGGGCAGGAGGAGGCTGTACTGACCCCCCAGGCACGTGTGTGTCCAGCCTCTGCTCTACACAGACTTGGGGGCCAGGCCAGGGGATGCCCCAGGCCTGGGCCAGTCCAGGATTCAGGGAGACTGTGCTTGGCCAGCAGGTTCCCGAGCAGGCGCCGAACCAAGCCCACCCCAGGGATGCAGCTCAGCAGGGCCCTCTGCACCTCCCGAGGAGATCTGGGTGCTGAGGAAGCCATTTGCAGGTAGGTGCGGGCCtctggagggtggtggtggtggcactTCTGCAAGGCAGCACCTGGGCTATGCAGGGCTGGCACTAGCTGATGCTGCTCCCTCCTGCTGGCAGGCGGGGACCGCAGTGGCAGCTTGAGCAGTGTGGCCAGTGGCCGGAGCAGCGGGGGCCACACCCTGCACGCAGGCTCTGAAGGGGTCAAGGTAGGTGGGTTGGTGGCAGGACCAGGATGGCCTGTGTCTAGAGCAGCACTGGCCAGCCAGCCTGTCTGGGTTGCAGCTCCTGGCCACGGTGCTCTCCCAGAAGTCTGTCTCCGACTCCAGCCCCGGGGACAGTCCTGTCAAGCCTCCGGAGGGCTCTTCAGGTAAGAGCAAGGACACAGCACTGCTGGCCTGGCCGGGAGGTAGCCCCCAGGCAGCCATTGCCCCACCATACCCTCTCGTCCCCAGGTGCCACCCGGTCCCAGACTCCAGTGACCCATGCTGGGCAGGTCTATGGGGAGCAGCCATCCAAAAAGCTGGAGACAGCATCGGAGGGCAAGGTACAAGGCCTGGGCCGGCTGCAGGTGGGGGGGCACCCAGGGCAGCCTGCCTGGCTTGGCCGCAGCACGGCCAGGGCCCTTGACAGGCCGGGCCCGTCCTTCTGTTGGTCTGTCAGTCTGTGTGTGTAGCTGTTGTCTCTTGTACACGCTGTGCGTGTAAGCTAGTGTGTCTAGGAAGTGTGACACAGGTGTGAGGTGAGTGGGGGTGTGTTTGTGTGGCTGGTGTGATTGTGATGCGGGcacatgtgcacatgtgtgtgtgtggaatggcATGGATGTGAGTCAAGCCAAGGCGTGTATGTGGGTGAGACAGGTCCTGTGTGCATGCACCTGCGTGCTAGGGTGGGCGTGAGCTGCTGGCTGAGTCCTCCTGCATTCCTCTGGGTAGAGCCCACCTTCTGGGGTGTAGAGGGGAAGCACTAAATTGCCCCGCCTGAGGCCCCATTCCCAGAGCCCCTCACACGGGGCCACACTGCAGGGTGTCTCTGGTCCAGGAATGGGGGGGACGGTCAGGGAGGCCTGTGATGTGGACAGCAGCTGGACCCTCCTGGTGGAGATCACAGAAGGAGGCCGAGGTGCTGGACAGTGCTCAAGACAGCGGCACCCAGGACCACAGAGCGAGGAGGAGCACCCGGGCCAGGCTGACGGGGCCTGGCTGCAGACGGCCCAGCGGACAGCAGATTGCACTGCGTGGTCTTCAGCTGAGCAGAGAAGGAGGCGCCGCGGTGGCTGGGGTGCATGCCTGGCGGGGGAGCAGGCGGGCAAGCCTGCAGCGGGTGCCTTGTGTCTTCCAGGGCGCCGAGGCTGTCAGCCAGTGGCTTGCCACGTTCCAGCTGCAGCTCTACGCCCCCAACTTCATCAGCGCCGGCTATGACCTGCCCACCATCAGCCGCATGACCCCTGAGGTGAGCTGCCCGAAGGCTATCTACCAGCTGACCCAGAGATGGGCCCCCAGCCTCTGCTAATGGGCCTCTCCTCCACCTAGGACCTCACGGCCATCGGGGTCACCAAGCCAGGCCACCGGAAGAAGATCACTGCAGAGATCAGCGGCCTGAGCATCCCCGACTGGCTGCCTGAGCACAAACCCGTAAGGCCCCCTGCACCCCAGTGGCCAGTCCCAGGttgggcagacagacagacagacagcctgCCTCCCTGGCTAcagcccacccctgccctccgGGGAGTCCagagagaggagagcagaggaTGACCTCTGTTTGTCCGTCAGGGGCACTGGGGCCTGCctccctggggcaggggcagaggcagtGGTGACCACCTCTGAGGGCTGTCAGGGCAAGGGGAGCCTGAAGCCTGGAGAGTCCCCATCTCCACTGTGTGTTCCACACTCAGGCAGCCACACAGGGCCACCGGAGCCACCCGGCACACCACAGCACTGCCCATCACACACCCACCCAGACACTGCAGGGGGCCATGGGGATGGGACGTGCTTGCACACACCCAGGCACATGTATGGGGAAGACGCTTGTGTGTGCTTCGGGTACCCAGCACGCGTATGCTAAATACATTCAAGGCACCCACTGGTGACTGCACACACTGGCTGACAGCCACACCAGCCGCGGCCCATGCTGTCACGAACAGGCAGTCTGTGGTGGGACAGGCTCTGGGCTGGGAGAAGATGGGCCCAGGGCCTGTCACATCCATgctgcctctctgggccttgcGCTGTGCTTCGGGCTCCCACCCGTCTGTGAGGGAGATGCCATGGCCACCGAGAGCCCCAGGGCTGTGGGTTGGTGACAGGTGGGTTTGTGCTCATCCACTCTGCCTCACCCCACTCAGTCAGCGGCTCAGGGGTCCTCCCAGCCAGCACGTCTGGGTCCCAGGGGCTTCACTTTGCTTGTGCACCCAAGGAGGTGACCGAGTGTCCTGTGTTGGTGCATGAGTGACATCCAGCTGGGAGTGTGGACGGGTGAATGCCATTCAGGGAGCCAGCCACCGGTGGTTCTGGGTGAAGACCATCACAGATATTTGCCAGGCGTGTGACGAGGCTGTGTGACGTGTGCCTGATGCTGGTGGGGAAGTGGTGAGAGGGCGTGAGCGTGACTCAGAGGGGTGTCAGTGCCCGTGGATGGCTGGGATGCAGGGTGTGTGTATACACGTATCTGGTCGGTGGTGCTGTGTATCTGTGTCCATGACGTGTGTGGTGTGTCCACGTGGATGCTGTCCCCATGGCTGCCTGGGCAGGTGAGGAAGCgcattcttccccctcccccaaagggtATCCTGAGGAGAGAGTCAcccctctgtgtgtgtttgcatatgtTCTCAAGTGTGTGTGAGCTGGCCTTGGGCTCCTGTCAAGGCTGCACTGTCTCCAAAGCTGACGCCTCGGGCCTGTCTGTTTGTCCTTCCGTCTCTCTGTGCCAGGCTGGCCCGGTGCCCTCTCCTCTGACAGCTCTGAGTAATAGGCAGGGTGTGGGCAGCCAGCTCGGGCTGCCCTCTGTGTCCCCTGCTCCGTAGGCTAACCTGGCCATGTGGCTGTCCATGATTGGCCTGGCTCAGTACTACAAGGTGCTGGTGGACAACGGCTACGAGAACATCGACTTCATCACCGACATCACCTGGGAAGACCTGCAGGAGATCGGCATCACCAAGCTGGGTGaggccccaccccgcccccactgcCTCCTGGTCCCCGCCACCCTCCCTGGCCTGACCTGCCCCCCGCCCGACTCAGGACACCAGAAGAAGTTGATGCTGGCAGTGAGGAAACTGGCAGAGCTGCAGAAGGCAGAGTACGCCAAGTATGAGGGGGGACCCCTGCGCCGGAAGGTACCACAGTCACTTGAAGTGATGGCCATCGAGTCGCCACCCCCACCCGAGCCTGCCCCGGCTGACTGCCAGTCTCCTAAGATGACCACCTTCCAGGACAGTGAGCTCAGCGGTGAGCTGCAGGCTGCCCTGACGGGCCCGGCTGAAGgggctgccgctgccgctgccccTACTGAGAAGCCCTCCAACCACCTGCCACCCACCCCAAGGGCCTCCATGCGGCAGGAGCCCAGCCTGGGTGGGCGGGCACGGCACATGAGCAGTTCTCAGGAGCTGCTGGGCGACgggcccccagggcctggcagcccCATGTCACGAAGCCAGGAGTACCTGCTGGAGGAGGGGCCGGCCCCGGGTACCCCCCCCAAGGAGGCCCGGCCCAGCCGCCACGGCCACAGCGTCAAGCGGGCCAGTGtgcccccagtgcctggcaagCCGCGGCAGGTCCTTCCACCAGGTACCAGCCACTTCACGCCCCCCCAGACTCCCACAAAAGCCCGGCCAGGCTCCCCGCAAGCCCTGGGGGGGCCTCATGGTCCAGCCCCAGCCACAGCCAAGGTGAAGCCCACCCCACAGCTGCTGCCACCGATGGAGCGACCCATGTCACCCCGCTCGCTGCCTCAGTCACCCACACACCGTGGCTTTGCCTACGTGCTGCCCCAACCCGTGGAGAGCGAGACAGGGCCGGCTGCTCCGGGGCCTGCGCCTGCGGCCATGCCCACGCCTGTGCCCACGCTGTGCCTGCCCCCTGAGGCCGACATGGAGTCAGGGCGGCCCAAGAAGCGTGCCCACAGCCTGAATCGCTATGCGGCGTCTGACAGCGAGCCGGAGCGGGACGAGCTGCTGGTGCCGGCCACGGTGGGGCCCTACGCCACAGTCCAGCGGCGCGTGGGCCGCAGCCACTCGGTGCGGGCACCTGCTGGCGCTGACAAGAACGTCAACCGCAGCCAGTCGTTCGCTGTGCGGCCGCGAAAGAagggcccccccccacccccacccaagcGCTCCAGCTCATCCATGGCCAGTGCCAACCTGGCTGATGAGTCAGTGCCAGATGCGGAGACTGAGGTGGCTGGGGCTGAGGACGGCCGGCTGGGGGTCCGGGCACAGCGCCGGCGGGCTAGTGACCTGGCTGGCAGTGTGGACACAGGAAGCGCTGGCAGCGTGAAGAGCATTGCAGCCATGCTCGAGCTGTCATCCATTGGGGGTGGGGGCCGGGCAGCCCGCAGGCCCCCTGAGGGCCACCCCATGCTTCGCCCCGCCAGCCCAGAGCCAGGCCGGGTGGCAACGGTGTTGGCCTCGGTGAAGCACAAGGAGGCCATTGGGCCTGACGGCGAGGTGGTGAACCGGCGCCGCACACTGAGTGGGCCTGTCACAGGACTTCTGGCCACTGCTCGCCGGGGTCCGGGAGAGCCAGGGGGGCCTGCAGATCACGGCCACGTTGTGGAAGATGGCGCTACCCGGCAGCGGCCTCGAGGTCCAGCCAAGGGTGAGGCGGGTGTGGAGGGCCCACCACTGGCCAGGGTGGAGGCCAGTGCCACGCTCAAGAGGCGCATCCGAGCCAAGCAGAGCCAGCAGGAGAATGTCAAGTTCATCCTCACTGAGTCCGACACGGTCAAGCGCCGGCCCAAGGCCAAGGAGAGGGAGGCAGGTCCCGAGCCTCCCCTACCACCACTGTCCGTGTACCAGAATGGAACAGGCACTGTGCGCCGCCGTCCGGCCTCTGAGCAGGCTGGGCCCCCAGAGCTGCCCCCGCCACCGCCACCCGCTGAGCCCCCGCCCTCTGACCTGTTGCACCTGCCCCCGCTGCCCCCGCCAGACAGTGATGCCCGGAAGCCGGCCAAGCCACCTGTCTCTCCCAAGCCCATTCTGGCTCAGCCCGTGCCCAAGATCCAGGGCTCACCCACACCTGCCTCCAAGAAGGTGCCACTGCCAGGTCCTGGCAGCCCAGGTAGGTTGCAGGGAACCAGCTGGGGAAGGGCCCTCCTCCAGCTCCCCATGCCATGGTCTGAGGGGTTTTCCACTTCTTGGATTTGATGAAGGCCaggtggagtggggtgggaaaGTATCCTCAGACCCTCTCGTCCATCCACCCACTGGACCACTTCACCAACGAGAGCTGAGACAAGGGTGGATGATCCTTACATTCCTCAGCGAAGGAGACACAGAAACCCATGAATAGCAGCACCTGTGGAAGGAGGACAGGCCCACGATGCTGGAAGGCTAAGGGAGGATTCTGACCTGGCTGTAAAATGACCCAAgcacaggagggaggggagagacttccaggcagaaggatcagaggtgcaaaggccctgtggcattCAAGCAACGGAAGGGCCGGTGTCTGCAACAGGCCACACCTGGAGGGGAATGGAGGTGGGGGGCGGACCGGGCGGGGTTTGGAAGCAGTGACCCAAGCAGGCCTGCACAGGGAAGCGCGCTCCCTGGCAGCCTCAGGGAGGCCGGGGGCGgagggctggagctggagcccGGCGGCAGTGCAAAGGGCGTTATCTCTAATTCCGGGTTCGAGGCAGGGCGCTTGGGCAGGGCTTATGCCGGGATGGGCAGCGCGCGCGCCGCGCGACCTCCCACCCCGGTGCGACTCTCTTCTTCCCCGCAGAGGTGAAGCGTGCCCACGGCACGCCGCCGCCCGTGTCTCCCAAGCCGCCACCACCGCCCACGGCGCCCAAGCCGGCCAAGGCAGCGGCGGGGCTGCAGTCGGGCAGCGCCAGCCCGTCGCCCTCGCCGGCACGCCAGCCGCCTGCTGCCCTCACCAAGCCCGCCAGCACGCCACCCTCGCTGAGTGCCAGCCCGGCCAGGCCCCCGTCCCCCGGTGTGCCCGCGCTGCACGTGCCCGCCAAGCCGCCGCGCGCTGCTGCAGCGGTAGCCGGGCCCCCCGCCGCGCCCGACGGCGCCTCGCCGGGGGACAGCGCCAGGCAGAAGCTTGAGGAGACAAGCGCGTGCCTGGCGGCGGCGCTGCAAGCCGTAGAAGAGAAGATCCGGCAGGAGGACGCGCAAGGCTCGCGGTAGGTGCAGGACCCGGTCCGGCGTGGGCGTAGGTGGGGGGCTGTGCG from Tursiops truncatus isolate mTurTru1 chromosome 15, mTurTru1.mat.Y, whole genome shotgun sequence includes:
- the CASKIN1 gene encoding caskin-1 isoform X3, translating into MGKEQELVQAVKAEDVGTAQRLLQRPRPGKAKLLGSTKKINVNFQDPDGFSALHHAALNGNTELITLLLEAQAAVDIKDNKGMRPLHYAAWQGRKEPMKLVLKAGSAVNVPSDEGHIPLHLAAQHGHYDVSEMLLQHQSNPCMVDNSGKTPLDLACEFGRVGVVQLLLSSNMCAALLEPRPGDTTNPNGTSPLHLAAKNGHIDIIRLLLQAGIDINRQTKSGTALHEAALCGKTEVVRLLLDNGINAHVRNTYSQTALDIVHQFTTSQASKEIKQLLRALQVRATKDYCNNYDLTSLNVKAGDIITVLEQHPDGRWKGCIHDNRTGNDRVGYFPSSLGEAIIKRAAGSRAGAEPSPPQGCSSAGPSAPPEEIWVLRKPFAGGDRSGSLSSVASGRSSGGHTLHAGSEGVKLLATVLSQKSVSDSSPGDSPVKPPEGSSGATRSQTPVTHAGQVYGEQPSKKLETASEGKGAEAVSQWLATFQLQLYAPNFISAGYDLPTISRMTPEDLTAIGVTKPGHRKKITAEISGLSIPDWLPEHKPANLAMWLSMIGLAQYYKVLVDNGYENIDFITDITWEDLQEIGITKLGHQKKLMLAVRKLAELQKAEYAKYEGGPLRRKVPQSLEVMAIESPPPPEPAPADCQSPKMTTFQDSELSGELQAALTGPAEGAAAAAAPTEKPSNHLPPTPRASMRQEPSLGGRARHMSSSQELLGDGPPGPGSPMSRSQEYLLEEGPAPGTPPKEARPSRHGHSVKRASVPPVPGKPRQVLPPGTSHFTPPQTPTKARPGSPQALGGPHGPAPATAKVKPTPQLLPPMERPMSPRSLPQSPTHRGFAYVLPQPVESETGPAAPGPAPAAMPTPVPTLCLPPEADMESGRPKKRAHSLNRYAASDSEPERDELLVPATVGPYATVQRRVGRSHSVRAPAGADKNVNRSQSFAVRPRKKGPPPPPPKRSSSSMASANLADESVPDAETEVAGAEDGRLGVRAQRRRASDLAGSVDTGSAGSVKSIAAMLELSSIGGGGRAARRPPEGHPMLRPASPEPGRVATVLASVKHKEAIGPDGEVVNRRRTLSGPVTGLLATARRGPGEPGGPADHGHVVEDGATRQRPRGPAKGEAGVEGPPLARVEASATLKRRIRAKQSQQENVKFILTESDTVKRRPKAKEREAGPEPPLPPLSVYQNGTGTVRRRPASEQAGPPELPPPPPPAEPPPSDLLHLPPLPPPDSDARKPAKPPVSPKPILAQPVPKIQGSPTPASKKVPLPGPGSPEVKRAHGTPPPVSPKPPPPPTAPKPAKAAAGLQSGSASPSPSPARQPPAALTKPASTPPSLSASPARPPSPGVPALHVPAKPPRAAAAVAGPPAAPDGASPGDSARQKLEETSACLAAALQAVEEKIRQEDAQGSRPSAAEKSTGSILDDIGSMFDDLADQLDAMLE
- the CASKIN1 gene encoding caskin-1 isoform X1, with translation MGKEQELVQAVKAEDVGTAQRLLQRPRPGKAKLLGSTKKINVNFQDPDGFSALHHAALNGNTELITLLLEAQAAVDIKDNKGMRPLHYAAWQGRKEPMKLVLKAGSAVNVPSDEGHIPLHLAAQHGHYDVSEMLLQHQSNPCMVDNSGKTPLDLACEFGRVGVVQLLLSSNMCAALLEPRPGDTTNPNGTSPLHLAAKNGHIDIIRLLLQAGIDINRQTKSGTALHEAALCGKTEVVRLLLDNGINAHVRNTYSQTALDIVHQFTTSQASKEIKQLLREASAALQVRATKDYCNNYDLTSLNVKAGDIITVLEQHPDGRWKGCIHDNRTGNDRVGYFPSSLGEAIIKRAAGSRAGAEPSPPQGCSSAGPSAPPEEIWVLRKPFAGGDRSGSLSSVASGRSSGGHTLHAGSEGVKLLATVLSQKSVSDSSPGDSPVKPPEGSSGATRSQTPVTHAGQVYGEQPSKKLETASEGKGAEAVSQWLATFQLQLYAPNFISAGYDLPTISRMTPEDLTAIGVTKPGHRKKITAEISGLSIPDWLPEHKPANLAMWLSMIGLAQYYKVLVDNGYENIDFITDITWEDLQEIGITKLGHQKKLMLAVRKLAELQKAEYAKYEGGPLRRKVPQSLEVMAIESPPPPEPAPADCQSPKMTTFQDSELSGELQAALTGPAEGAAAAAAPTEKPSNHLPPTPRASMRQEPSLGGRARHMSSSQELLGDGPPGPGSPMSRSQEYLLEEGPAPGTPPKEARPSRHGHSVKRASVPPVPGKPRQVLPPGTSHFTPPQTPTKARPGSPQALGGPHGPAPATAKVKPTPQLLPPMERPMSPRSLPQSPTHRGFAYVLPQPVESETGPAAPGPAPAAMPTPVPTLCLPPEADMESGRPKKRAHSLNRYAASDSEPERDELLVPATVGPYATVQRRVGRSHSVRAPAGADKNVNRSQSFAVRPRKKGPPPPPPKRSSSSMASANLADESVPDAETEVAGAEDGRLGVRAQRRRASDLAGSVDTGSAGSVKSIAAMLELSSIGGGGRAARRPPEGHPMLRPASPEPGRVATVLASVKHKEAIGPDGEVVNRRRTLSGPVTGLLATARRGPGEPGGPADHGHVVEDGATRQRPRGPAKGEAGVEGPPLARVEASATLKRRIRAKQSQQENVKFILTESDTVKRRPKAKEREAGPEPPLPPLSVYQNGTGTVRRRPASEQAGPPELPPPPPPAEPPPSDLLHLPPLPPPDSDARKPAKPPVSPKPILAQPVPKIQGSPTPASKKVPLPGPGSPEVKRAHGTPPPVSPKPPPPPTAPKPAKAAAGLQSGSASPSPSPARQPPAALTKPASTPPSLSASPARPPSPGVPALHVPAKPPRAAAAVAGPPAAPDGASPGDSARQKLEETSACLAAALQAVEEKIRQEDAQGSRPSAAEKSTGSILDDIGSMFDDLADQLDAMLE
- the CASKIN1 gene encoding caskin-1 isoform X4; this translates as MGKEQELVQAVKAEDVGTAQRLLQRPRPGKAKLLGSTKKINVNFQDPDGFSALHHAALNGNTELITLLLEAQAAVDIKDNKGMRPLHYAAWQGRKEPMKLVLKAGSAVNVPSDEGHIPLHLAAQHGHYDVSEMLLQHQSNPCMVDNSGKTPLDLACEFGRVGVVQLLLSSNMCAALLEPRPGDTTNPNGTSPLHLAAKNGHIDIIRLLLQAGIDINRQTKSGTALHEAALCGKTEVVRLLLDNGINAHVRNTYSQTALDIVHQFTTSQASKEIKQLLREASAALQVRATKDYCNNYDLTSLNVKAGDIITVLEQHPDGRWKGCIHDNRTGNDRVGYFPSSLGEAIIKRAAGSRAGAEPSPPQGCSSAGPSAPPEEIWVLRKPFAGGDRSGSLSSVASGRSSGGHTLHAGSEGVKLLATVLSQKSVSDSSPGDSPVKPPEGSSGATRSQTPVTHAGQVYGEQPSKKLETASEGKANLAMWLSMIGLAQYYKVLVDNGYENIDFITDITWEDLQEIGITKLGHQKKLMLAVRKLAELQKAEYAKYEGGPLRRKVPQSLEVMAIESPPPPEPAPADCQSPKMTTFQDSELSGELQAALTGPAEGAAAAAAPTEKPSNHLPPTPRASMRQEPSLGGRARHMSSSQELLGDGPPGPGSPMSRSQEYLLEEGPAPGTPPKEARPSRHGHSVKRASVPPVPGKPRQVLPPGTSHFTPPQTPTKARPGSPQALGGPHGPAPATAKVKPTPQLLPPMERPMSPRSLPQSPTHRGFAYVLPQPVESETGPAAPGPAPAAMPTPVPTLCLPPEADMESGRPKKRAHSLNRYAASDSEPERDELLVPATVGPYATVQRRVGRSHSVRAPAGADKNVNRSQSFAVRPRKKGPPPPPPKRSSSSMASANLADESVPDAETEVAGAEDGRLGVRAQRRRASDLAGSVDTGSAGSVKSIAAMLELSSIGGGGRAARRPPEGHPMLRPASPEPGRVATVLASVKHKEAIGPDGEVVNRRRTLSGPVTGLLATARRGPGEPGGPADHGHVVEDGATRQRPRGPAKGEAGVEGPPLARVEASATLKRRIRAKQSQQENVKFILTESDTVKRRPKAKEREAGPEPPLPPLSVYQNGTGTVRRRPASEQAGPPELPPPPPPAEPPPSDLLHLPPLPPPDSDARKPAKPPVSPKPILAQPVPKIQGSPTPASKKVPLPGPGSPEVKRAHGTPPPVSPKPPPPPTAPKPAKAAAGLQSGSASPSPSPARQPPAALTKPASTPPSLSASPARPPSPGVPALHVPAKPPRAAAAVAGPPAAPDGASPGDSARQKLEETSACLAAALQAVEEKIRQEDAQGSRPSAAEKSTGSILDDIGSMFDDLADQLDAMLE
- the CASKIN1 gene encoding caskin-1 isoform X2, encoding MGKEQELVQAVKAEDVGTAQRLLQRPRPGKAKLLGSTKKINVNFQDPDGFSALHHAALNGNTELITLLLEAQAAVDIKDNKGMRPLHYAAWQGRKEPMKLVLKAGSAVNVPSDEGHIPLHLAAQHGHYDVSEMLLQHQSNPCMVDNSGKTPLDLACEFGRVGVVQLLLSSNMCAALLEPRPGDTTNPNGTSPLHLAAKNGHIDIIRLLLQAGIDINRQTKSGTALHEAALCGKTEVVRLLLDNGINAHVRNTYSQTALDIVHQFTTSQASKEIKQLLREASAALQVRATKDYCNNYDLTSLNVKAGDIITVLEQHPDGRWKGCIHDNRTGNDRVGYFPSSLGEAIIKRAGSRAGAEPSPPQGCSSAGPSAPPEEIWVLRKPFAGGDRSGSLSSVASGRSSGGHTLHAGSEGVKLLATVLSQKSVSDSSPGDSPVKPPEGSSGATRSQTPVTHAGQVYGEQPSKKLETASEGKGAEAVSQWLATFQLQLYAPNFISAGYDLPTISRMTPEDLTAIGVTKPGHRKKITAEISGLSIPDWLPEHKPANLAMWLSMIGLAQYYKVLVDNGYENIDFITDITWEDLQEIGITKLGHQKKLMLAVRKLAELQKAEYAKYEGGPLRRKVPQSLEVMAIESPPPPEPAPADCQSPKMTTFQDSELSGELQAALTGPAEGAAAAAAPTEKPSNHLPPTPRASMRQEPSLGGRARHMSSSQELLGDGPPGPGSPMSRSQEYLLEEGPAPGTPPKEARPSRHGHSVKRASVPPVPGKPRQVLPPGTSHFTPPQTPTKARPGSPQALGGPHGPAPATAKVKPTPQLLPPMERPMSPRSLPQSPTHRGFAYVLPQPVESETGPAAPGPAPAAMPTPVPTLCLPPEADMESGRPKKRAHSLNRYAASDSEPERDELLVPATVGPYATVQRRVGRSHSVRAPAGADKNVNRSQSFAVRPRKKGPPPPPPKRSSSSMASANLADESVPDAETEVAGAEDGRLGVRAQRRRASDLAGSVDTGSAGSVKSIAAMLELSSIGGGGRAARRPPEGHPMLRPASPEPGRVATVLASVKHKEAIGPDGEVVNRRRTLSGPVTGLLATARRGPGEPGGPADHGHVVEDGATRQRPRGPAKGEAGVEGPPLARVEASATLKRRIRAKQSQQENVKFILTESDTVKRRPKAKEREAGPEPPLPPLSVYQNGTGTVRRRPASEQAGPPELPPPPPPAEPPPSDLLHLPPLPPPDSDARKPAKPPVSPKPILAQPVPKIQGSPTPASKKVPLPGPGSPEVKRAHGTPPPVSPKPPPPPTAPKPAKAAAGLQSGSASPSPSPARQPPAALTKPASTPPSLSASPARPPSPGVPALHVPAKPPRAAAAVAGPPAAPDGASPGDSARQKLEETSACLAAALQAVEEKIRQEDAQGSRPSAAEKSTGSILDDIGSMFDDLADQLDAMLE